The following coding sequences lie in one Arabidopsis thaliana chromosome 3, partial sequence genomic window:
- the ROS4 gene encoding Acyl-CoA N-acyltransferase with RING/FYVE/PHD-type zinc finger protein, whose protein sequence is MLPGAEIEMLGGDCFEGSYEDHQIFREVFFGSDPGNTTKRCLVTGAINFECDSSNKHLDARDEKGSALHGFPTSDIARETIPLHLVESSNKGVSTSSYLLKHSIVKGREVYLGGIVSGKCKSLNLDKCDGKEFKAIASPVSQESFATRMISVGASTPHSEKACFPLQLNNGSKVSPNELIMSKTCLKIDPKEDPRPLLYKYVCKVLTAARWKIEKRERSAGRKHVDTFYISPEGRKFREFGSAWKALGGILLADRKLMDTGTKKWTGINDFWSDLSLTLLDIEENMKNLNLANTRALWWSALEPFVVVVFISKQVGSLRKGNKVEVARNSNPDKLKKEDTICLNLISGCPESVLTVSEGSHLVHDVDANQEIHSDLEVQTKISSQKVSSRLERQSIIGKEISGTHEQEASKGIVASKLIAEDMHESVMRKNLHRRSKKISDIKPASLDQHDSLDSNSLNSFEFQDKEMGNIHLVSKGSRDERLRNEKMNNSCCNSKKGRKKARKHYTQDDDLMGSTITRNKGKFSRSSQKKKTQKPKARTKKRNNRGGCRLLPRSSSNVENHFFQGNWSILGPRTVLSWLIATKVISRDEVIQLRDPDDDTVVKTGLVTKDGVVCTCCNKTVSLSEFKNHAGFNQNCPCLNLFMGSGKPFASCQLEAWSAEYKARRNGWRLEKASDDDPNDDSCGVCGDGGELICCDNCPSTFHQACLSMQVLPEGSWYCSSCTCWICSELVSDNAERSQDFKCSQCAHKYHGTCLQGISKRRKLFPETYFCGKNCEKVYNGLSSRVGIINPNADGLSWSILKCFQEDGMVHSARRLALKAECNSKLAVALSIMEESFLSMVDPRTGIDMIPHVLYNWGSTFARLDFDGFYTVVVEKDDVMISVASIRVHGVTIAEMPLVATCSKYRRQGMCRILVAAIEEMLMSLKVEKLVVAALPSLVETWTEGFGFKPMDDEERDALKRINLMVFPGTTLLKKTLYESTKPSTMKGVCLSKERNNPSNKEADLEPGLDKAGSPMSTQVESCDQMVPAGSDDEPSPGFPVPLGADQTEPTSETENPSRDSNANDRPNKTTVVSIGEEEEEECLQKDVSKLSEEGKETTRASSSSAALEEVSGLGLGVVNNVSDEMLLCVDEQLDSDSSQDSE, encoded by the exons ATGCTTCCCGGAGCTGAGATTGAGATGTTAGGAGGTGACTGCTTTGAAGGGTCATATGAGGATCATCAGATATTCAGAGAAGTTTTCTTTGGAAGTGATCCTGGAAATACTACTAAAAGATGTCTCGTTACTGGAGCCATTAACTTCGAATGTGATTCCA GTAATAAGCATTTGGATGCAAGGGACGAAAAGGGATCTGCTTTGCATGGTTTTCCAACTTCGGACATAGCTAGAGAGACGATACCTCTCCATTTAGTTGAATCATCTAACAAGGGTGTTTCAACTAGCTCATATTTGTTGAAGCACAGCATAGTAAAGGGAAGAGAAGTTTATCTGGGTGGCATTGTGTCTGGAAAGTGTAAGTCACTAAACTTGGACAAATGCGATGGAAAGGAATTTAAAGCTATTGCCTCTCCTGTTTCTCAGGAGAGCTTCGCAACCAGAATGATCTCTGTAGGTGCTTCTACGCCGCATAGTGAGAAGGCTTGCTTCCCGCTACAGTTGAACAACGGATCTAAAGTATCTCCTAATGAGTTAATTATGTCTAAAACCTGCCTAAAGATTGATCCTAAAGAGGACCCCCGTCCTCTTCTCTACAAGTATGTCTGTAAGGTTCTAACTGCTGCCAGATGGAAAATTGAGAAGCGCGAAAGATCAGCAGGTAGGAAACATGTAGACACATTTTACATATCGCCAGAGGGACGGAAATTTCGTGAATTTGGGTCAGCTTGGAAAGCATTGGGTGGGATCCTATTAGCTGATCGTAAGTTAATGGATACTGGTACTAAGAAATGGACTGGTATTAATGACTTCTGGTCCGATCTCTCTCTTACACTGTTGGACATCGAGGAGAACatgaaaaatttaaatcttgCTAACACACGGGCACTTTGGTGGAGTGCCTTAGAGCCTTTTGTGGTTGTTGTCTTCATTTCTAAGCAAGTTGGTTCtttaagaaaaggaaataaagtTGAAGTTGCAAGGAATTCAAATCCAGACaagttgaagaaagaagatacaATTTGTTTGAACCTGATTTCAGGCTGTCCTGAAAGTGTGCTGACAGTATCTGAAGGCAGTCATCTTGTTCATGACGTGGATGCTAACCAAGAGATACATTCAGATCTTGAGGTGCAAACTAAAATTTCCTCTCAAAAAGTTTCTTCAAGACTAGAGAGGCAGAGCATAATTGGTAAGGAAATCTCTGGGACTCATGAGCAGGAGGCTAGCAAGGGCATTGTAGCTTCAAAATTGATAGCAGAAGACATGCATGAAAGTGTTATGAGAAAGAACTTACACAGAAGATCAAAGAAAATATCCGATATCAAACCAGCTTCCTTGGACCAACATGATTCACTAGATTCTAATTCTCTCAATAGCTTTGAATTCCAGGATAAAGAGATGGGCAACATTCACCTCGTCTCAAAGGGAAGTCGGGATGAAAGGTTGAGGAATGAGAAGATGAATAATTCATGTTGCAATtcaaagaaaggaagaaagaaagctAGGAAGCACTATACTCAAGATGATGACCTTATGGGGTCGACAATAACCAGAAACAAAGGTAAGTTCAGCAGATCAagccagaaaaagaaaacacagaagCCAAAGGctagaacaaagaaaagaaacaataggGGAGGGTGCAGGTTGCTTCCCCGAAGCTCAAGCAATGTggaaaatcatttttttcaagGAAATTGGTCTATTTTGGGTCCTAGAACTGTCTTATCATGGTTGATAGCTACCAAAGTAATTTCTAGAGACGAAGTAATCCAGTTACGAGATCCAGATGATGATACTGTGGTAAAAACAGGCCTGGTAACTAAAGATGGAGTGGTTTGTACATGTTGCAACAAGACTGTGTCACTTTCTGAATTCAAGAACCATGCTGGATTTAACCAGAACTGTCCATGTCTGAATCTTTTCATGGGGTCAGGAAAGCCTTTCGCTTCATGTCAGCTGGAAGCTTGGTCTGCTGAGTATAAGGCGCGAAGAAATGGATGGAGATTAGAGAAAGCCTCTGATGATGATCCAAATGATGATTCTTGTGGAGTTTGTGGTGATGGGGGTGAGCTGATCTGCTGTGATAATTGTCCATCTACCTTCCATCAGGCGTGCTTATCAATGCAG GTGCTCCCTGAAGGAAGTTGGTATTGCTCGAGCTGCACATGTTGGATATGCAGCGAGTTGGTTAGTGATAATGCTGAACGCTCTCAGGACTTTAAATGTTCCCAGTGTGCGCATAAAT ATCATGGAACATGTTTGCAAGGGATAAGTAAACGCAGAAAGCTTTTTCCAGAGACCTACTTTTGTGGTAAAAATTGCGAGAAG GTGTACAATGGTCTTAGTTCTCGTGTTGGGATCATTAACCCTAATGCTGATGGTCTGTCTTGGTCAATTCTTAAATGTTTTCAAGAAGATGGAATGGTTCATTCTGCCCGAAGGTTGGCGCTGAAGGCTGAATGCAACTCGAAATTAGCTGTTGCCCTATCAATTATGGAGGAAAGCTTTCTGTCTATGGTAGATCCAAGAACTGGTATTGACATGATACCTCATGTGCTATACAACTGGGG GTCAACATTTGCTCGGTTAGACTTTGATGGGTTTTACACAGTGGTTGTGGAAAAGGATGATGTGATGATCTCAGTAGCATCTATCAG GGTGCACGGAGTAACTATTGCAGAGATGCCTCTTGTAGCTACGTGCAGCAAATATCGCCGACAGGGCATGTGTAGAATCCTCGTGGCTGCCATTGAAGAG ATGCTTATGTCTCTCAAAGTGGAGAAGCTTGTGGTAGCTGCATTGCCGAGTTTAGTGGAAACTTGGACTGAAGGTTTTGGCTTCAAACCCATGGATGATGAAGAGCGTGATGCTCTCAAAAGAATAAACTTGATGGTATTCCCTGGGACAACTCTGCTCAAGAAAACACTATACGAGAGCACAAAACCCAGCACTATGAAAG GTGTATGTCTTTCTAAAGAACGCAATAACCCATCAAACAAAGAAGCAGATCTAGAGCCAGGTCTAGACAAAGCCGGGTCTCCCATGAGTACCCAAGTTGAGAGCTGTGATCAGATGGTTCCAGCAGGTTCAGATGATGAGCCATCCCCAGGCTTCCCCGTACCACTCGGAGCCGATCAAACAGAACCAActtcagaaacagagaaccCAAGCCGAGACAGCAATGCCAATGATAGGCCAAATAAAACAACAGTAGTCTCtataggagaagaagaagaagaagaatgtttgCAGAAAGATGTATCAAAGTTatcagaagaaggaaaagaaacgACAAgggcttcttcttcctctgcagCTTTAGAAGAAGTTAGTGGTCTAGGACTAGGAGTAGTAAATAATGTTAGCGATGAGATGTTGCTTTGTGTTGATGAACAGCTTGACTCTGATAGCTCTCAGGATTCGGAATAA
- the ROS4 gene encoding Acyl-CoA N-acyltransferase with RING/FYVE/PHD-type zinc finger protein: MLPGAEIEMLGGDCFEGSYEDHQIFREVFFGSDPGNTTKRCLVTGAINFECDSSKNVNSSLSSNSVVTSGYACPQGFEASASRDGSDFNTKAKRVKLSGNKHLDARDEKGSALHGFPTSDIARETIPLHLVESSNKGVSTSSYLLKHSIVKGREVYLGGIVSGKCKSLNLDKCDGKEFKAIASPVSQESFATRMISVGASTPHSEKACFPLQLNNGSKVSPNELIMSKTCLKIDPKEDPRPLLYKYVCKVLTAARWKIEKRERSAGRKHVDTFYISPEGRKFREFGSAWKALGGILLADRKLMDTGTKKWTGINDFWSDLSLTLLDIEENMKNLNLANTRALWWSALEPFVVVVFISKQVGSLRKGNKVEVARNSNPDKLKKEDTICLNLISGCPESVLTVSEGSHLVHDVDANQEIHSDLEVQTKISSQKVSSRLERQSIIGKEISGTHEQEASKGIVASKLIAEDMHESVMRKNLHRRSKKISDIKPASLDQHDSLDSNSLNSFEFQDKEMGNIHLVSKGSRDERLRNEKMNNSCCNSKKGRKKARKHYTQDDDLMGSTITRNKGKFSRSSQKKKTQKPKARTKKRNNRGGCRLLPRSSSNVENHFFQGNWSILGPRTVLSWLIATKVISRDEVIQLRDPDDDTVVKTGLVTKDGVVCTCCNKTVSLSEFKNHAGFNQNCPCLNLFMGSGKPFASCQLEAWSAEYKARRNGWRLEKASDDDPNDDSCGVCGDGGELICCDNCPSTFHQACLSMQVLPEGSWYCSSCTCWICSELVSDNAERSQDFKCSQCAHKYHGTCLQGISKRRKLFPETYFCGKNCEKVYNGLSSRVGIINPNADGLSWSILKCFQEDGMVHSARRLALKAECNSKLAVALSIMEESFLSMVDPRTGIDMIPHVLYNWGSTFARLDFDGFYTVVVEKDDVMISVASIRVHGVTIAEMPLVATCSKYRRQGMCRILVAAIEEMLMSLKVEKLVVAALPSLVETWTEGFGFKPMDDEERDALKRINLMVFPGTTLLKKTLYESTKPSTMKGKANSSLPLSRTNFI, translated from the exons ATGCTTCCCGGAGCTGAGATTGAGATGTTAGGAGGTGACTGCTTTGAAGGGTCATATGAGGATCATCAGATATTCAGAGAAGTTTTCTTTGGAAGTGATCCTGGAAATACTACTAAAAGATGTCTCGTTACTGGAGCCATTAACTTCGAATGTGATTCCAGTAAGAATGTCAATTCCTCTCTGAGTTCCAACTCTGTGGTAACTAGTGGATATGCATGTCCACAAGGTTTTGAGGCATCTGCTTCAAGAGATGGTTCAGATTTTAACACTAAAGCTAAGAGAGTGAAGCTTTCAGGTAATAAGCATTTGGATGCAAGGGACGAAAAGGGATCTGCTTTGCATGGTTTTCCAACTTCGGACATAGCTAGAGAGACGATACCTCTCCATTTAGTTGAATCATCTAACAAGGGTGTTTCAACTAGCTCATATTTGTTGAAGCACAGCATAGTAAAGGGAAGAGAAGTTTATCTGGGTGGCATTGTGTCTGGAAAGTGTAAGTCACTAAACTTGGACAAATGCGATGGAAAGGAATTTAAAGCTATTGCCTCTCCTGTTTCTCAGGAGAGCTTCGCAACCAGAATGATCTCTGTAGGTGCTTCTACGCCGCATAGTGAGAAGGCTTGCTTCCCGCTACAGTTGAACAACGGATCTAAAGTATCTCCTAATGAGTTAATTATGTCTAAAACCTGCCTAAAGATTGATCCTAAAGAGGACCCCCGTCCTCTTCTCTACAAGTATGTCTGTAAGGTTCTAACTGCTGCCAGATGGAAAATTGAGAAGCGCGAAAGATCAGCAGGTAGGAAACATGTAGACACATTTTACATATCGCCAGAGGGACGGAAATTTCGTGAATTTGGGTCAGCTTGGAAAGCATTGGGTGGGATCCTATTAGCTGATCGTAAGTTAATGGATACTGGTACTAAGAAATGGACTGGTATTAATGACTTCTGGTCCGATCTCTCTCTTACACTGTTGGACATCGAGGAGAACatgaaaaatttaaatcttgCTAACACACGGGCACTTTGGTGGAGTGCCTTAGAGCCTTTTGTGGTTGTTGTCTTCATTTCTAAGCAAGTTGGTTCtttaagaaaaggaaataaagtTGAAGTTGCAAGGAATTCAAATCCAGACaagttgaagaaagaagatacaATTTGTTTGAACCTGATTTCAGGCTGTCCTGAAAGTGTGCTGACAGTATCTGAAGGCAGTCATCTTGTTCATGACGTGGATGCTAACCAAGAGATACATTCAGATCTTGAGGTGCAAACTAAAATTTCCTCTCAAAAAGTTTCTTCAAGACTAGAGAGGCAGAGCATAATTGGTAAGGAAATCTCTGGGACTCATGAGCAGGAGGCTAGCAAGGGCATTGTAGCTTCAAAATTGATAGCAGAAGACATGCATGAAAGTGTTATGAGAAAGAACTTACACAGAAGATCAAAGAAAATATCCGATATCAAACCAGCTTCCTTGGACCAACATGATTCACTAGATTCTAATTCTCTCAATAGCTTTGAATTCCAGGATAAAGAGATGGGCAACATTCACCTCGTCTCAAAGGGAAGTCGGGATGAAAGGTTGAGGAATGAGAAGATGAATAATTCATGTTGCAATtcaaagaaaggaagaaagaaagctAGGAAGCACTATACTCAAGATGATGACCTTATGGGGTCGACAATAACCAGAAACAAAGGTAAGTTCAGCAGATCAagccagaaaaagaaaacacagaagCCAAAGGctagaacaaagaaaagaaacaataggGGAGGGTGCAGGTTGCTTCCCCGAAGCTCAAGCAATGTggaaaatcatttttttcaagGAAATTGGTCTATTTTGGGTCCTAGAACTGTCTTATCATGGTTGATAGCTACCAAAGTAATTTCTAGAGACGAAGTAATCCAGTTACGAGATCCAGATGATGATACTGTGGTAAAAACAGGCCTGGTAACTAAAGATGGAGTGGTTTGTACATGTTGCAACAAGACTGTGTCACTTTCTGAATTCAAGAACCATGCTGGATTTAACCAGAACTGTCCATGTCTGAATCTTTTCATGGGGTCAGGAAAGCCTTTCGCTTCATGTCAGCTGGAAGCTTGGTCTGCTGAGTATAAGGCGCGAAGAAATGGATGGAGATTAGAGAAAGCCTCTGATGATGATCCAAATGATGATTCTTGTGGAGTTTGTGGTGATGGGGGTGAGCTGATCTGCTGTGATAATTGTCCATCTACCTTCCATCAGGCGTGCTTATCAATGCAG GTGCTCCCTGAAGGAAGTTGGTATTGCTCGAGCTGCACATGTTGGATATGCAGCGAGTTGGTTAGTGATAATGCTGAACGCTCTCAGGACTTTAAATGTTCCCAGTGTGCGCATAAAT ATCATGGAACATGTTTGCAAGGGATAAGTAAACGCAGAAAGCTTTTTCCAGAGACCTACTTTTGTGGTAAAAATTGCGAGAAG GTGTACAATGGTCTTAGTTCTCGTGTTGGGATCATTAACCCTAATGCTGATGGTCTGTCTTGGTCAATTCTTAAATGTTTTCAAGAAGATGGAATGGTTCATTCTGCCCGAAGGTTGGCGCTGAAGGCTGAATGCAACTCGAAATTAGCTGTTGCCCTATCAATTATGGAGGAAAGCTTTCTGTCTATGGTAGATCCAAGAACTGGTATTGACATGATACCTCATGTGCTATACAACTGGGG GTCAACATTTGCTCGGTTAGACTTTGATGGGTTTTACACAGTGGTTGTGGAAAAGGATGATGTGATGATCTCAGTAGCATCTATCAG GGTGCACGGAGTAACTATTGCAGAGATGCCTCTTGTAGCTACGTGCAGCAAATATCGCCGACAGGGCATGTGTAGAATCCTCGTGGCTGCCATTGAAGAG ATGCTTATGTCTCTCAAAGTGGAGAAGCTTGTGGTAGCTGCATTGCCGAGTTTAGTGGAAACTTGGACTGAAGGTTTTGGCTTCAAACCCATGGATGATGAAGAGCGTGATGCTCTCAAAAGAATAAACTTGATGGTATTCCCTGGGACAACTCTGCTCAAGAAAACACTATACGAGAGCACAAAACCCAGCACTATGAAAGGTAAAGCCAActcctctctccctctctctcgaACGaacttcatttga
- the ROS4 gene encoding Acyl-CoA N-acyltransferase with RING/FYVE/PHD-type zinc finger protein — protein MLPGAEIEMLGGDCFEGSYEDHQIFREVFFGSDPGNTTKRCLVTGAINFECDSSKNVNSSLSSNSVVTSGYACPQGFEASASRDGSDFNTKAKRVKLSGNKHLDARDEKGSALHGFPTSDIARETIPLHLVESSNKGVSTSSYLLKHSIVKGREVYLGGIVSGKCKSLNLDKCDGKEFKAIASPVSQESFATRMISVGASTPHSEKACFPLQLNNGSKVSPNELIMSKTCLKIDPKEDPRPLLYKYVCKVLTAARWKIEKRERSAGRKHVDTFYISPEGRKFREFGSAWKALGGILLADRKLMDTGTKKWTGINDFWSDLSLTLLDIEENMKNLNLANTRALWWSALEPFVVVVFISKQVGSLRKGNKVEVARNSNPDKLKKEDTICLNLISGCPESVLTVSEGSHLVHDVDANQEIHSDLEVQTKISSQKVSSRLERQSIIGKEISGTHEQEASKGIVASKLIAEDMHESVMRKNLHRRSKKISDIKPASLDQHDSLDSNSLNSFEFQDKEMGNIHLVSKGSRDERLRNEKMNNSCCNSKKGRKKARKHYTQDDDLMGSTITRNKGKFSRSSQKKKTQKPKARTKKRNNRGGCRLLPRSSSNVENHFFQGNWSILGPRTVLSWLIATKVISRDEVIQLRDPDDDTVVKTGLVTKDGVVCTCCNKTVSLSEFKNHAGFNQNCPCLNLFMGSGKPFASCQLEAWSAEYKARRNGWRLEKASDDDPNDDSCGVCGDGGELICCDNCPSTFHQACLSMQVLPEGSWYCSSCTCWICSELVSDNAERSQDFKCSQCAHKYHGTCLQGISKRRKLFPETYFCGKNCEKVYNGLSSRVGIINPNADGLSWSILKCFQEDGMVHSARRLALKAECNSKLAVALSIMEESFLSMVDPRTGIDMIPHVLYNWGSTFARLDFDGFYTVVVEKDDVMISVASIRVHGVTIAEMPLVATCSKYRRQGMCRILVAAIEEMLMSLKVEKLVVAALPSLVETWTEGFGFKPMDDEERDALKRINLMVFPGTTLLKKTLYESTKPSTMKGVCLSKERNNPSNKEADLEPGLDKAGSPMSTQVESCDQMVPAGSDDEPSPGFPVPLGADQTEPTSETENPSRDSNANDRPNKTTVVSIGEEEEEECLQKDVSKLSEEGKETTRASSSSAALEEVSGLGLGVVNNVSDEMLLCVDEQLDSDSSQDSE, from the exons ATGCTTCCCGGAGCTGAGATTGAGATGTTAGGAGGTGACTGCTTTGAAGGGTCATATGAGGATCATCAGATATTCAGAGAAGTTTTCTTTGGAAGTGATCCTGGAAATACTACTAAAAGATGTCTCGTTACTGGAGCCATTAACTTCGAATGTGATTCCAGTAAGAATGTCAATTCCTCTCTGAGTTCCAACTCTGTGGTAACTAGTGGATATGCATGTCCACAAGGTTTTGAGGCATCTGCTTCAAGAGATGGTTCAGATTTTAACACTAAAGCTAAGAGAGTGAAGCTTTCAGGTAATAAGCATTTGGATGCAAGGGACGAAAAGGGATCTGCTTTGCATGGTTTTCCAACTTCGGACATAGCTAGAGAGACGATACCTCTCCATTTAGTTGAATCATCTAACAAGGGTGTTTCAACTAGCTCATATTTGTTGAAGCACAGCATAGTAAAGGGAAGAGAAGTTTATCTGGGTGGCATTGTGTCTGGAAAGTGTAAGTCACTAAACTTGGACAAATGCGATGGAAAGGAATTTAAAGCTATTGCCTCTCCTGTTTCTCAGGAGAGCTTCGCAACCAGAATGATCTCTGTAGGTGCTTCTACGCCGCATAGTGAGAAGGCTTGCTTCCCGCTACAGTTGAACAACGGATCTAAAGTATCTCCTAATGAGTTAATTATGTCTAAAACCTGCCTAAAGATTGATCCTAAAGAGGACCCCCGTCCTCTTCTCTACAAGTATGTCTGTAAGGTTCTAACTGCTGCCAGATGGAAAATTGAGAAGCGCGAAAGATCAGCAGGTAGGAAACATGTAGACACATTTTACATATCGCCAGAGGGACGGAAATTTCGTGAATTTGGGTCAGCTTGGAAAGCATTGGGTGGGATCCTATTAGCTGATCGTAAGTTAATGGATACTGGTACTAAGAAATGGACTGGTATTAATGACTTCTGGTCCGATCTCTCTCTTACACTGTTGGACATCGAGGAGAACatgaaaaatttaaatcttgCTAACACACGGGCACTTTGGTGGAGTGCCTTAGAGCCTTTTGTGGTTGTTGTCTTCATTTCTAAGCAAGTTGGTTCtttaagaaaaggaaataaagtTGAAGTTGCAAGGAATTCAAATCCAGACaagttgaagaaagaagatacaATTTGTTTGAACCTGATTTCAGGCTGTCCTGAAAGTGTGCTGACAGTATCTGAAGGCAGTCATCTTGTTCATGACGTGGATGCTAACCAAGAGATACATTCAGATCTTGAGGTGCAAACTAAAATTTCCTCTCAAAAAGTTTCTTCAAGACTAGAGAGGCAGAGCATAATTGGTAAGGAAATCTCTGGGACTCATGAGCAGGAGGCTAGCAAGGGCATTGTAGCTTCAAAATTGATAGCAGAAGACATGCATGAAAGTGTTATGAGAAAGAACTTACACAGAAGATCAAAGAAAATATCCGATATCAAACCAGCTTCCTTGGACCAACATGATTCACTAGATTCTAATTCTCTCAATAGCTTTGAATTCCAGGATAAAGAGATGGGCAACATTCACCTCGTCTCAAAGGGAAGTCGGGATGAAAGGTTGAGGAATGAGAAGATGAATAATTCATGTTGCAATtcaaagaaaggaagaaagaaagctAGGAAGCACTATACTCAAGATGATGACCTTATGGGGTCGACAATAACCAGAAACAAAGGTAAGTTCAGCAGATCAagccagaaaaagaaaacacagaagCCAAAGGctagaacaaagaaaagaaacaataggGGAGGGTGCAGGTTGCTTCCCCGAAGCTCAAGCAATGTggaaaatcatttttttcaagGAAATTGGTCTATTTTGGGTCCTAGAACTGTCTTATCATGGTTGATAGCTACCAAAGTAATTTCTAGAGACGAAGTAATCCAGTTACGAGATCCAGATGATGATACTGTGGTAAAAACAGGCCTGGTAACTAAAGATGGAGTGGTTTGTACATGTTGCAACAAGACTGTGTCACTTTCTGAATTCAAGAACCATGCTGGATTTAACCAGAACTGTCCATGTCTGAATCTTTTCATGGGGTCAGGAAAGCCTTTCGCTTCATGTCAGCTGGAAGCTTGGTCTGCTGAGTATAAGGCGCGAAGAAATGGATGGAGATTAGAGAAAGCCTCTGATGATGATCCAAATGATGATTCTTGTGGAGTTTGTGGTGATGGGGGTGAGCTGATCTGCTGTGATAATTGTCCATCTACCTTCCATCAGGCGTGCTTATCAATGCAG GTGCTCCCTGAAGGAAGTTGGTATTGCTCGAGCTGCACATGTTGGATATGCAGCGAGTTGGTTAGTGATAATGCTGAACGCTCTCAGGACTTTAAATGTTCCCAGTGTGCGCATAAAT ATCATGGAACATGTTTGCAAGGGATAAGTAAACGCAGAAAGCTTTTTCCAGAGACCTACTTTTGTGGTAAAAATTGCGAGAAG GTGTACAATGGTCTTAGTTCTCGTGTTGGGATCATTAACCCTAATGCTGATGGTCTGTCTTGGTCAATTCTTAAATGTTTTCAAGAAGATGGAATGGTTCATTCTGCCCGAAGGTTGGCGCTGAAGGCTGAATGCAACTCGAAATTAGCTGTTGCCCTATCAATTATGGAGGAAAGCTTTCTGTCTATGGTAGATCCAAGAACTGGTATTGACATGATACCTCATGTGCTATACAACTGGGG GTCAACATTTGCTCGGTTAGACTTTGATGGGTTTTACACAGTGGTTGTGGAAAAGGATGATGTGATGATCTCAGTAGCATCTATCAG GGTGCACGGAGTAACTATTGCAGAGATGCCTCTTGTAGCTACGTGCAGCAAATATCGCCGACAGGGCATGTGTAGAATCCTCGTGGCTGCCATTGAAGAG ATGCTTATGTCTCTCAAAGTGGAGAAGCTTGTGGTAGCTGCATTGCCGAGTTTAGTGGAAACTTGGACTGAAGGTTTTGGCTTCAAACCCATGGATGATGAAGAGCGTGATGCTCTCAAAAGAATAAACTTGATGGTATTCCCTGGGACAACTCTGCTCAAGAAAACACTATACGAGAGCACAAAACCCAGCACTATGAAAG GTGTATGTCTTTCTAAAGAACGCAATAACCCATCAAACAAAGAAGCAGATCTAGAGCCAGGTCTAGACAAAGCCGGGTCTCCCATGAGTACCCAAGTTGAGAGCTGTGATCAGATGGTTCCAGCAGGTTCAGATGATGAGCCATCCCCAGGCTTCCCCGTACCACTCGGAGCCGATCAAACAGAACCAActtcagaaacagagaaccCAAGCCGAGACAGCAATGCCAATGATAGGCCAAATAAAACAACAGTAGTCTCtataggagaagaagaagaagaagaatgtttgCAGAAAGATGTATCAAAGTTatcagaagaaggaaaagaaacgACAAgggcttcttcttcctctgcagCTTTAGAAGAAGTTAGTGGTCTAGGACTAGGAGTAGTAAATAATGTTAGCGATGAGATGTTGCTTTGTGTTGATGAACAGCTTGACTCTGATAGCTCTCAGGATTCGGAATAA